One Sporocytophaga myxococcoides DNA segment encodes these proteins:
- a CDS encoding gluconate:H+ symporter: MPVILIISSIVLLLILMLFLKFNAFISLTLVSLFLGISFGMSAENLIFSIQKGFGDTLGSLTFIVVFGAMLGKIVGESGAALQISNSLNRLFGPKNIIWAVVLTGFIIGIPLFYTAGFVLLIPLVFTIAAVGNFSPVYVGIPMAAALSVTHGFLPPHPGPVALASIFKADLGLTLIYGSIIAIPAIVLAGPLYGQFVKNIKCAGGPVKSSVHPLELPSFKTSLFTAIFPVLLISIGACLLPFLTKDTIVYNLISFWGNPFIAMLLAVIAATYYLGISKGKSVKEVMDLYNTSITEVSLILLIIGAGGAFKQVLIDSKSAEYLAEIFRGSTLSPLVLAWTMAAIIRLALGSATVAALTSAGIILPLIQSAHVSPELTVLSIGAGSLMFSHVNDAGFWIFKEYFNLSIMETIRSWSVMETIVSVTGLAGVLLLELVLAS, from the coding sequence ATGCCAGTAATTCTCATCATAAGCAGCATTGTGCTTCTGCTTATTTTAATGCTTTTCCTGAAATTTAATGCTTTTATTTCACTCACGCTCGTGTCATTATTTCTTGGCATCTCTTTCGGCATGTCTGCAGAGAACCTAATTTTTTCCATACAAAAAGGTTTTGGAGACACCCTTGGGAGTCTCACATTCATCGTGGTATTCGGAGCAATGCTGGGTAAAATTGTGGGGGAAAGCGGAGCCGCTTTGCAGATCAGTAATAGTCTTAATCGATTGTTTGGTCCGAAAAATATAATATGGGCAGTAGTACTTACCGGATTTATAATAGGAATTCCATTATTTTATACGGCAGGTTTTGTTTTACTTATTCCTTTGGTATTCACTATTGCTGCTGTTGGAAATTTCTCCCCGGTTTACGTAGGAATACCTATGGCTGCTGCACTATCCGTAACTCACGGATTTCTGCCTCCGCATCCCGGTCCAGTAGCACTTGCTTCTATATTTAAAGCAGACCTGGGGCTTACATTAATCTATGGAAGTATTATTGCTATACCAGCAATTGTTCTTGCAGGACCACTTTACGGTCAGTTTGTAAAAAACATAAAATGTGCGGGAGGTCCGGTTAAATCATCTGTCCACCCACTGGAGCTACCCTCTTTCAAAACCAGCTTATTCACTGCGATATTCCCTGTGCTTTTGATTTCTATTGGAGCATGTCTGCTTCCATTTTTAACTAAAGATACCATTGTTTATAATCTGATAAGCTTTTGGGGAAATCCTTTCATCGCAATGCTTTTGGCGGTTATCGCAGCTACCTATTACCTTGGTATTTCGAAAGGGAAATCAGTAAAAGAAGTTATGGACTTATACAATACTTCAATAACTGAAGTGTCCTTGATCTTATTGATTATAGGGGCTGGAGGAGCGTTTAAACAGGTTTTAATAGACAGCAAATCTGCGGAATACCTTGCAGAAATTTTCCGGGGCAGCACCTTATCCCCTTTAGTTCTCGCTTGGACTATGGCGGCAATTATAAGACTGGCCCTTGGCTCAGCCACAGTAGCAGCTCTTACTTCCGCAGGTATCATTTTACCGTTAATTCAAAGTGCACATGTAAGCCCTGAACTTACCGTACTTTCCATTGGTGCAGGAAGCCTTATGTTCTCGCACGTAAATGATGCAGGCTTCTGGATATTCAAAGAATATTTTAACCTTTCAATTATGGAGACAATAAGAAGTTGGTCTGTTATGGAGACTATTGTTTCAGTTACTGGCCTTGCTGGTGTACTCTTACTAGAGCTGGTTCTGGCAAGTTAA
- a CDS encoding neutral/alkaline non-lysosomal ceramidase N-terminal domain-containing protein, with product MVDTVDNTPLKETTYYHQMMEQVDTLQYKEDSLNIVAGWAKANITPLEPLQIAGYGLRRDFDGVHDSLFVRTFVFKSKEKKCALITMDLLIVPPSVAAKALPLLEKEGFGRDEVYFSATHSHNAAGGWAEGAGGRFLAGTFEEEYVQFIADKIIIAVKNAEKTNAPIEVGFGKIDASKQVANRLIDGGKTDPYLRILKLKKNNGENAMILSYSAHPTCLAKKINYISCDYPGFLVDSLERRKETDFAAFFAGAVGSMKPGETGTSDFEKAITIADSLEEKVSAINDSIFLEKPKELLSDFIPLYARSAHLRLSEDFRLRPWVFNWLLGEQSPGISVFKIANNVMIGTPCDFSGELMTPLDSLAKTKNLNLQITSFNGAYLGYITPDQYYNLVKNETREMNWFGPFNGNYFSELIAKILKKLE from the coding sequence ATGGTAGATACAGTAGACAATACTCCGTTAAAAGAAACGACCTACTACCATCAAATGATGGAACAGGTTGATACACTACAATATAAAGAAGATTCCCTTAACATAGTTGCAGGATGGGCCAAAGCCAATATTACTCCTTTGGAACCTTTACAAATAGCCGGTTATGGCCTGAGAAGAGATTTTGATGGTGTACATGATTCTTTATTTGTAAGAACCTTTGTCTTTAAATCGAAAGAAAAGAAATGTGCATTAATAACGATGGATCTGTTAATAGTGCCCCCTTCAGTTGCCGCAAAGGCTTTGCCTTTACTTGAAAAGGAAGGCTTTGGGCGAGATGAGGTATATTTTTCTGCCACCCATTCCCATAATGCAGCAGGAGGTTGGGCTGAAGGAGCAGGTGGCCGATTTCTCGCGGGTACCTTCGAGGAAGAATATGTTCAATTCATAGCAGATAAAATTATTATAGCTGTTAAGAATGCTGAAAAAACCAATGCTCCAATTGAAGTTGGCTTCGGCAAAATTGATGCTTCAAAACAAGTAGCAAACAGACTGATAGATGGTGGAAAAACCGATCCTTACTTAAGGATCTTGAAACTTAAAAAGAACAATGGGGAAAATGCAATGATACTATCCTACTCCGCCCACCCTACATGTCTTGCAAAAAAAATTAATTATATCAGCTGCGACTACCCAGGGTTTCTCGTAGACTCCCTAGAAAGACGAAAAGAAACAGACTTCGCTGCATTTTTTGCTGGAGCAGTCGGGAGCATGAAGCCAGGAGAAACAGGAACATCAGACTTTGAAAAGGCCATAACTATAGCAGACAGCCTTGAGGAAAAAGTTTCAGCAATTAATGACAGCATATTTCTGGAAAAACCCAAAGAACTTCTTTCTGACTTTATACCTCTGTATGCAAGAAGCGCCCATTTAAGATTAAGTGAGGACTTCCGGCTAAGGCCATGGGTATTTAACTGGCTATTGGGAGAACAATCGCCAGGGATCTCAGTGTTTAAGATTGCAAATAATGTCATGATTGGAACACCATGCGACTTCTCGGGAGAATTAATGACACCTCTGGACAGCCTTGCTAAGACTAAAAATTTAAATCTCCAAATAACAAGCTTCAATGGAGCTTATCTAGGCTACATCACTCCTGATCAATATTACAATCTGGTGAAAAACGAAACCCGTGAGATGAATTGGTTTGGTCCCTTTAATGGTAATTATTTCAGCGAATTGATTGCAAAAATATTAAAGAAACTTGAATAG
- a CDS encoding sugar MFS transporter → MSFLNPEKESPNYSIVFAVLSTLFFMWGLITVTNIMLANDLRTVFQLSYLEAISMNFLFFATYFVMAVPSGKLIDKIGYRKGMMTGLGLAAVGCFLAYPATGMRSYSFFMTALFIQATGITILQVAANPYVALLGSRGRGASKLTLVQAFNSLGAFVATLFASGFLMELSGLNERSYFNMSPEEIRNSVVQFVQLPFVLLGVVLVLLGVFLFFSRLPRINTKEIEPLVLESNPPRTQVWQFSHAGLGALAIFAYVGAEVTIGTYLASVASDLAVLYWGGAMIGRFVGSALLVKLSPRKSIGIFSIIASLLVIGFMLIDAQISIYAIVAVGLFNSVLFPCIFTMGIDGLGKFSEEGSAMLIMAIVGGAVIPFVSHAMIEGKAGFILPVICYIFVAYFGLRGSRYPKRTNFY, encoded by the coding sequence ATGTCTTTTTTAAACCCAGAAAAAGAATCGCCAAATTATAGTATTGTTTTCGCGGTGCTTTCCACATTATTTTTTATGTGGGGACTAATAACAGTAACAAATATAATGCTTGCAAACGATTTACGAACAGTATTTCAATTGAGCTACCTTGAGGCAATATCCATGAATTTTCTGTTTTTTGCCACATATTTTGTGATGGCAGTCCCTTCCGGTAAATTAATCGATAAAATAGGCTACAGAAAAGGGATGATGACAGGATTGGGCCTTGCTGCTGTCGGGTGTTTCCTGGCATATCCTGCAACAGGAATGAGATCGTACTCCTTCTTTATGACGGCTCTGTTCATACAGGCCACAGGTATTACTATTCTTCAAGTTGCTGCAAATCCATATGTGGCCTTGCTTGGTTCAAGGGGAAGGGGAGCAAGTAAATTAACTTTAGTGCAAGCTTTCAACTCTTTGGGTGCATTCGTTGCTACTTTGTTTGCTTCAGGTTTTTTAATGGAACTTTCAGGTCTTAATGAAAGAAGTTATTTTAATATGTCTCCTGAAGAAATCAGAAACTCGGTAGTTCAATTTGTTCAGCTCCCATTTGTACTTCTTGGTGTAGTCCTGGTGTTGCTTGGTGTTTTTCTGTTTTTCTCAAGACTGCCAAGAATTAATACAAAAGAGATTGAACCTCTTGTTTTGGAGTCAAACCCTCCAAGAACTCAGGTATGGCAATTTAGCCATGCAGGCCTGGGTGCCCTTGCTATTTTTGCATATGTAGGAGCAGAAGTTACGATAGGTACTTATCTTGCTTCTGTAGCAAGCGATCTGGCAGTTTTATACTGGGGTGGTGCAATGATCGGAAGGTTTGTTGGTTCGGCTTTACTTGTCAAACTTAGTCCAAGAAAGAGTATCGGAATATTCTCTATTATCGCTTCATTGCTTGTAATTGGGTTTATGTTAATAGATGCACAGATATCTATTTATGCCATAGTTGCCGTTGGTTTATTTAACTCTGTTCTTTTTCCATGCATCTTTACAATGGGAATTGACGGGCTTGGAAAATTTTCGGAGGAAGGTTCTGCAATGCTTATTATGGCGATTGTCGGAGGTGCAGTAATACCATTTGTTTCTCATGCAATGATAGAAGGGAAAGCCGGATTTATTCTTCCTGTCATTTGTTATATATTCGTTGCATACTTTGGTCTTAGAGGATCGAGATATCCAAAGAGGACCAACTTCTATTGA
- a CDS encoding malectin domain-containing carbohydrate-binding protein — translation MKKIFTLQSLGGLALFLLFAITGSAQPAGTVYSTTLYRMNAGGTSVPSIDTSKVAWGNDHPDIPSGYVDTAIAGNKTYTVYDTILFDASVPLSVPVKVFKSERSLSEFRDATQLEWKFPVKATTLVEVRLYFAEIWFNQPGSRVFDVWIEGEKKLSNYDILSEVPKFTGTTKTYVTEVGDDDTLNIVFAKNIGQPKVNGIEIIEVTPTVQSVFGKKTQNTIAAFPNPCKDVVTLKMDNFNLRDIQLFDSYGKQIESPRTELSGYDLRVDLSSQPSGVYMLKVTNDKASETLRLIKQ, via the coding sequence ATGAAAAAAATATTTACACTTCAATCCTTGGGAGGACTGGCTCTCTTTTTGCTTTTCGCAATAACTGGCTCCGCTCAACCTGCTGGAACTGTTTACAGTACCACGTTATATAGAATGAATGCCGGAGGCACATCTGTGCCAAGCATAGATACGTCAAAGGTTGCCTGGGGCAATGATCACCCAGATATTCCTTCTGGTTATGTTGACACAGCAATTGCAGGGAATAAAACATATACTGTCTATGACACTATTCTTTTCGATGCATCAGTGCCTCTGTCAGTACCTGTAAAAGTATTTAAAAGTGAAAGAAGCCTTTCTGAGTTCAGAGATGCTACTCAGCTGGAATGGAAATTTCCTGTGAAAGCTACCACACTTGTCGAAGTACGGTTGTATTTCGCTGAAATTTGGTTTAATCAACCTGGATCAAGAGTTTTTGATGTATGGATAGAGGGAGAGAAAAAGCTTTCTAATTATGATATTTTAAGTGAAGTGCCCAAATTTACTGGCACCACAAAAACCTATGTCACAGAAGTAGGAGATGATGATACACTTAATATTGTCTTTGCTAAGAATATTGGTCAGCCCAAAGTAAACGGCATTGAAATAATTGAGGTAACACCTACTGTTCAAAGTGTATTTGGAAAGAAAACACAAAATACAATAGCTGCATTTCCTAATCCATGTAAGGATGTAGTGACATTAAAAATGGATAATTTTAACCTTAGAGATATTCAGTTGTTCGATAGTTATGGAAAGCAAATAGAAAGCCCCAGAACTGAATTATCGGGATATGATTTGAGAGTAGATCTTTCTTCTCAGCCATCAGGGGTTTATATGCTGAAAGTTACGAATGATAAGGCAAGTGAAACTCTTCGTCTGATCAAGCAATAA
- a CDS encoding ABC-F family ATP-binding cassette domain-containing protein, with the protein MISTSNVTLRYGKRTLFEDVNIKFTPGNCYGLIGANGAGKSTFLKILSGEIDPTSGSVAITPGERLAVLKQNHFEFDEVPVLQTVLMGHKKLFDIIQEKDAIYAKYDFSEADGVRASELEAEFADLNGWNAESEAAEMLSGLGVKEHLHYSLMKDLEGKDKVRVLLAQALFGNPDILLLDEPTNHLDIESVMWLENFLADFKNTVIVVSHDRHFLDQVCTHVADIDYAKIQLYAGNYSFWYHSSQLASKQRADQNKKVEEKRAELQEFIARFSANASKSKQATSRQKLLDKLTLEDIKPSSRKYPAVIWKPEREVGDQVLSVDNLCKVGEDGKPMFSNITFSLNKNDKVAFVSKDTLAISMFFDVLMGEQQADKGEFKWGVTTTQSYFPKDNSSYFNSSDLNLVDWLRQFSKEKDESFIRGFLGKMLFTGEESLKQSKVLSGGEKVRCMLSKMMLESSNVLVLDEPTNHLDLESITSLNNSLKDFKGIILFATHDYEFMQTVANRVIEITPYGLIDKLMTYEEFVKSEKVKAQREELYSVMK; encoded by the coding sequence ATGATCAGTACATCAAACGTTACCCTCAGATACGGAAAAAGAACCTTATTTGAAGACGTTAACATTAAGTTTACTCCGGGAAACTGCTATGGTTTAATCGGAGCGAATGGAGCAGGAAAATCCACCTTTTTGAAAATATTGTCAGGAGAAATTGATCCTACTTCCGGATCAGTTGCAATTACTCCCGGAGAACGTCTCGCCGTTTTGAAGCAGAACCACTTTGAATTTGATGAAGTGCCTGTTTTACAAACTGTATTAATGGGACATAAAAAACTGTTCGATATCATTCAGGAAAAGGATGCAATTTATGCAAAGTATGATTTTTCTGAAGCCGATGGCGTAAGAGCTTCTGAGCTTGAAGCAGAGTTCGCTGATCTTAATGGATGGAATGCAGAATCTGAGGCAGCTGAGATGCTTAGCGGCCTTGGTGTAAAAGAGCACCTCCACTACAGTCTTATGAAAGATCTCGAAGGTAAAGATAAAGTAAGGGTATTGCTGGCACAGGCGCTTTTCGGTAACCCTGATATCCTTCTTCTTGATGAGCCAACCAACCATCTTGATATTGAATCTGTAATGTGGCTGGAAAATTTCCTTGCCGATTTTAAGAATACGGTAATAGTTGTGAGTCACGACAGGCACTTCCTGGATCAGGTATGTACTCACGTAGCTGATATTGACTATGCTAAAATTCAGTTATATGCAGGAAACTATTCTTTCTGGTATCATTCAAGTCAATTAGCTTCCAAGCAAAGGGCTGACCAGAATAAAAAGGTTGAAGAAAAAAGAGCTGAGTTACAGGAATTCATTGCAAGGTTCAGCGCTAATGCTTCAAAGTCTAAACAGGCAACTTCAAGACAGAAACTTCTTGATAAACTTACTCTTGAGGATATTAAACCTTCAAGCAGAAAATATCCGGCAGTTATCTGGAAACCTGAAAGAGAAGTCGGAGATCAGGTGTTGTCTGTTGATAACCTATGCAAAGTGGGTGAAGACGGAAAACCAATGTTCAGTAATATAACTTTCAGTCTGAATAAAAATGACAAAGTTGCATTTGTAAGTAAAGACACGCTTGCCATATCCATGTTCTTTGATGTTCTGATGGGTGAACAGCAAGCTGATAAGGGCGAATTTAAATGGGGGGTTACTACAACACAATCTTATTTCCCTAAAGATAATAGCAGTTACTTCAATTCTTCTGATTTAAATCTTGTTGACTGGCTGAGACAATTTTCCAAAGAAAAAGATGAGAGTTTTATTCGCGGATTCCTTGGTAAGATGCTCTTTACAGGTGAAGAGTCTTTAAAACAGTCAAAGGTGCTTTCTGGAGGAGAAAAGGTAAGATGTATGCTTTCGAAAATGATGCTGGAGTCTTCTAATGTTCTGGTACTTGATGAGCCTACCAACCACCTGGATCTTGAGTCTATCACTTCTTTGAACAATAGTCTGAAAGATTTTAAGGGTATTATTTTATTTGCAACCCATGACTATGAGTTTATGCAGACAGTTGCCAACAGAGTTATTGAAATTACTCCTTACGGTTTGATCGACAAACTGATGACTTATGAAGAATTTGTGAAGAGTGAGAAAGTAAAAGCTCAGCGGGAGGAACTTTATTCCGTTATGAAATAA
- a CDS encoding PAS domain S-box protein: MGYLSRKNRKSRKRRLAEDQLRNDNKGAFIQKLLDTVANTIYIFDIEERRFVYVNEFSRQSLGYKPSEIKAFGDEFFYKIMDPDFVHLKSDHFNEILDLKDGEVKVTNTKLRHSDGSWRWFILKESVFDRNEFGGVKQVTGTITDVTEKKETEQQLKRSLNFIDKVMNSSPFDVFVYDVQEEKNIFVNDNVIKTLGYTAKEVQEMGVSFLTKVIYPGDQEVFNKNHAKLNDLAQNVTTTFELRVVASDGTVKWLNNQISVFSRDEQGRVKEIIGIARDITEKKEAEEYLRDNIHFINKITETIPNYIFVEDVVSDKLIFSNRSLLEDFGYVEKFEDPMNVFWKIIHPDDLPILTHIKSGLKYMGDEILKGEFRLRHADGSWRWVHTVLSAFKKNTSGEVIQVIASSLDITERKEAELKLQESQHFIQSILDTSPNSIYVYDLETRSNIYSTSSPGEDLGYPSDYIKGLGNNFMAVLLHPDDFEQNFKHWEELKTMKNGEVKSVEGRLKHADGNWRWYHLRHSVFKRNVKEQVVQVIGIATDITNLKKTEHQLEESKSFITKIMEANPNVVIIHEMKTKTPIYINRYVEEILGYTPEEILSMGEDAFKTLIHPDDQPKILKHLEEFSSVDYDTSKSIEYRARDKQGNWHWGLSKDSVFEKDSEGKVTKIIAAATEITDRKKIEEEIKRLNASLEEIVETRTRELRKNQERLKHRERQLRIITNSVPALISYLDTDLKYVFANNHYYKVFNIEGIINGKHITEVLGEENYNNISAMLKRAFAGEEVTFENNFNNKNNEKVYYKLSYIPDLDNKGELKGIIIMGSDLTDRYNYEKSLEERNVELVKINSELDNFIYTASHDLKSPIVNMEGLLKSLLEEANQQCKGDINEMLNFVALSVEKLKKTIEELSEISKIQKGTENYEERIEIEDIIKDFTVEYSEQIKSSQVKISTDLTVSSIKFSQKNFRSLFYNLLSNAIKFRSPERLPIISIRSEYTSNNYVKITISDNGMGFDMRKKDKVFGMFKRLHTHVEGTGVGMYIVKRIMENASGKIEVDSKEGIGTSFRLYFPIV; encoded by the coding sequence ATGGGATATTTAAGCAGGAAAAACAGGAAGTCCAGAAAAAGAAGATTGGCGGAAGACCAACTGCGTAATGACAACAAAGGCGCATTTATCCAAAAGTTGCTAGATACCGTTGCCAATACCATATACATATTTGATATTGAAGAAAGGCGGTTTGTCTATGTGAACGAATTTTCCAGGCAATCATTGGGCTATAAACCTTCGGAAATTAAAGCATTTGGTGATGAGTTTTTTTATAAAATCATGGACCCTGATTTTGTACATCTAAAATCCGATCATTTTAATGAGATTCTTGATTTGAAAGATGGTGAAGTTAAAGTGACCAATACCAAACTCAGGCATTCTGATGGAAGCTGGAGGTGGTTTATATTGAAGGAATCCGTCTTTGATAGAAATGAATTTGGAGGTGTAAAGCAGGTAACAGGTACAATAACGGATGTTACTGAGAAGAAAGAGACGGAACAGCAATTGAAGCGGAGTCTTAACTTTATTGACAAAGTGATGAACTCAAGTCCTTTTGATGTTTTTGTCTATGATGTCCAGGAAGAAAAGAATATTTTCGTTAATGACAATGTTATTAAAACCCTCGGCTATACAGCTAAAGAGGTACAGGAAATGGGAGTAAGTTTTTTAACAAAAGTTATATATCCAGGTGATCAGGAAGTTTTTAATAAAAATCATGCAAAGTTGAATGATTTGGCTCAGAATGTCACCACTACTTTTGAACTAAGAGTAGTTGCTTCGGACGGAACAGTGAAATGGCTGAACAATCAAATTTCTGTATTTAGCAGAGATGAACAAGGCCGTGTTAAAGAAATCATAGGAATAGCGAGAGATATTACTGAGAAAAAAGAAGCTGAAGAGTATTTAAGGGATAATATCCATTTTATAAATAAAATTACTGAAACAATACCTAATTACATCTTTGTTGAAGATGTTGTTTCAGATAAATTAATTTTTTCAAACAGGTCTCTGCTTGAGGATTTTGGCTATGTTGAAAAATTTGAAGATCCGATGAATGTTTTCTGGAAAATTATTCATCCTGATGATTTGCCAATATTAACCCACATAAAATCCGGACTAAAGTATATGGGTGACGAAATTTTGAAAGGGGAATTTCGTCTTCGTCATGCAGACGGTTCATGGAGATGGGTGCATACGGTATTGTCTGCATTTAAAAAAAATACATCTGGGGAAGTTATTCAGGTAATAGCTTCAAGTCTTGATATTACTGAAAGAAAGGAAGCAGAGCTGAAGCTTCAGGAGAGTCAGCATTTTATTCAGAGTATACTTGATACTTCTCCTAACTCCATTTATGTATATGATTTGGAAACGAGAAGTAATATATATTCTACCAGTTCCCCCGGAGAAGACCTGGGTTATCCTTCTGATTATATTAAAGGTCTCGGTAATAATTTCATGGCTGTTTTATTACATCCTGATGACTTCGAACAAAATTTTAAGCATTGGGAAGAGTTGAAAACAATGAAGAATGGTGAGGTAAAGTCTGTGGAAGGCAGACTAAAACATGCTGATGGAAACTGGAGGTGGTATCATTTAAGGCATAGCGTATTTAAAAGAAATGTTAAAGAACAAGTAGTCCAGGTGATCGGAATTGCTACTGATATAACGAACCTTAAGAAGACTGAGCACCAACTGGAAGAAAGTAAGAGTTTTATAACCAAAATAATGGAGGCCAATCCTAATGTAGTCATCATTCATGAAATGAAAACAAAGACACCAATCTATATCAACAGGTATGTTGAAGAAATATTAGGCTATACTCCGGAAGAGATTCTTTCAATGGGCGAGGATGCATTTAAAACACTGATACACCCGGATGATCAGCCTAAAATACTAAAACATCTTGAAGAGTTTTCCTCAGTTGATTATGACACTTCCAAATCAATAGAATACAGGGCAAGAGATAAACAGGGAAATTGGCATTGGGGGCTCTCTAAGGATTCTGTTTTCGAAAAAGACTCTGAAGGAAAGGTGACTAAAATAATAGCTGCAGCAACCGAAATTACTGATAGAAAAAAAATCGAAGAGGAAATAAAAAGGCTCAATGCTAGTCTTGAGGAAATTGTGGAGACACGAACAAGAGAGCTCAGGAAAAATCAGGAAAGGCTGAAGCATAGGGAGAGGCAATTAAGGATAATCACAAACTCAGTCCCTGCACTGATTTCCTATTTGGATACTGATCTTAAATATGTTTTTGCTAATAATCATTACTACAAGGTTTTCAATATAGAAGGGATAATCAACGGTAAACATATAACTGAAGTACTTGGAGAGGAGAACTATAATAATATTTCAGCAATGCTAAAGCGCGCCTTTGCTGGTGAGGAAGTTACATTTGAAAATAACTTCAATAATAAGAATAATGAAAAAGTTTATTATAAATTAAGCTATATACCGGATTTAGATAATAAAGGAGAGTTGAAAGGTATAATCATTATGGGCTCAGACCTTACTGACAGATACAATTATGAAAAATCTCTGGAGGAGAGAAATGTGGAGCTTGTTAAAATTAACTCTGAACTGGATAATTTTATCTATACAGCCTCTCACGATCTTAAAAGCCCGATTGTAAATATGGAGGGCTTGCTTAAAAGTCTTCTGGAAGAAGCAAATCAGCAGTGTAAGGGTGATATTAATGAAATGCTGAATTTTGTAGCACTTAGTGTTGAAAAGCTTAAAAAGACCATTGAAGAGCTTTCTGAGATCAGTAAAATTCAGAAAGGAACAGAAAATTATGAAGAGAGGATTGAGATCGAAGATATCATAAAGGATTTTACAGTTGAGTATTCAGAACAGATAAAATCATCACAAGTAAAGATTTCTACTGACCTCACTGTATCTTCAATAAAGTTTTCTCAGAAAAATTTTCGAAGTCTTTTTTATAACCTTCTCAGCAATGCCATTAAATTCCGTTCTCCGGAAAGACTGCCCATTATCTCAATAAGGTCTGAATACACTTCAAATAATTATGTTAAGATCACCATCTCTGATAACGGGATGGGTTTTGATATGAGAAAGAAAGACAAAGTTTTCGGAATGTTTAAAAGGCTTCATACCCATGTTGAAGGAACAGGGGTTGGTATGTATATAGTTAAAAGAATTATGGAAAATGCTTCTGGTAAGATAGAGGTTGATAGTAAAGAGGGGATAGGTACGAGCTTCAGATTATATTTTCCAATAGTTTAA
- a CDS encoding DUF4286 family protein produces the protein MIIYNLTLVSLPEIQTKVLSEIKSNYIPALQKNKHGLNHKVMKVLSGEGNESTFALQVSFESQDNYISFIDTYEYILIEEIQKKFPNQVMPFATLLEEL, from the coding sequence ATGATTATCTACAATCTTACACTTGTATCCCTTCCGGAAATTCAAACTAAAGTGCTGAGTGAAATAAAATCGAATTACATCCCCGCCTTGCAAAAAAACAAGCATGGCTTAAATCACAAGGTTATGAAAGTCCTTTCAGGCGAGGGGAATGAAAGCACTTTTGCATTGCAGGTTTCATTTGAAAGTCAAGACAATTACATTTCATTCATAGATACTTACGAATATATACTCATTGAAGAAATACAAAAAAAATTCCCCAATCAGGTTATGCCTTTTGCTACCCTTCTTGAGGAATTGTAA